One genomic segment of Actinoplanes ianthinogenes includes these proteins:
- a CDS encoding MFS transporter: MIGAQRALAAANFAFTIGSGLYLTAGVLYFTEAVRLPAAQVGLGLGIAGVVSLAAGITVGHLADRLGARGVYLGTLLAQAAGDAAFLLATNFATFLVVVTVAASAKTAGFAARTPLIRHYGGQRPQEFRAFLRAVTNLGIAVAAPLAGWAVQVGTLPAYRSMVVGMVAASLAAAAILATVPPMRPVEGDGGKRWIALRDRPYLLLTALDGVMAVQFKVLTVAIPLWLVGFTAAPRWMISATMATATVIVVLFQVRASRGVDSPAAGGRAYRRAGLAFLLSCSLIPLAAGPPAAVAATVLIVAVMIHAIGQLWNSAGGFEVSFALAPVHATGQYLGVFGLGAGLADTFGPALVIWLCIGCGRPGWYVLGAILALAACTIPLAVRRSVTAR; the protein is encoded by the coding sequence GTGATCGGAGCGCAACGAGCCCTCGCGGCGGCCAACTTCGCCTTCACCATCGGTAGCGGCCTCTACCTGACCGCCGGTGTCCTCTACTTCACCGAGGCCGTGCGCCTGCCGGCCGCCCAGGTCGGGCTCGGGCTGGGCATCGCCGGGGTGGTCTCGCTGGCCGCCGGGATCACGGTCGGGCATCTCGCGGATCGGCTCGGCGCCCGGGGTGTCTACCTGGGCACGTTGCTGGCCCAGGCGGCCGGGGACGCGGCGTTTTTGCTGGCCACGAACTTCGCGACGTTTCTGGTCGTGGTGACGGTGGCCGCGTCGGCGAAGACGGCCGGGTTCGCCGCCCGGACGCCGCTGATCCGGCACTACGGCGGACAGCGGCCGCAGGAGTTCCGGGCGTTCCTGCGGGCGGTCACCAATCTCGGGATCGCGGTCGCGGCGCCGCTTGCCGGGTGGGCGGTGCAGGTGGGGACGCTTCCGGCGTACCGGAGCATGGTTGTCGGCATGGTGGCGGCGTCCCTTGCCGCCGCGGCGATCCTGGCCACGGTCCCGCCGATGCGGCCTGTCGAGGGTGACGGCGGCAAGCGCTGGATCGCGCTGCGGGACCGCCCCTATCTGCTGCTGACCGCGCTCGACGGGGTGATGGCGGTGCAGTTCAAGGTGCTGACCGTGGCCATTCCGCTGTGGCTGGTCGGGTTCACCGCCGCGCCCCGCTGGATGATCTCGGCGACGATGGCGACCGCGACGGTGATCGTGGTGCTCTTTCAGGTCCGGGCGAGCCGGGGCGTCGATTCCCCGGCGGCGGGCGGGCGCGCCTATCGCCGCGCCGGGCTGGCGTTTCTGCTGTCCTGCTCGCTGATCCCGCTCGCGGCCGGTCCGCCCGCGGCGGTGGCCGCCACCGTCCTGATCGTCGCGGTGATGATCCACGCGATCGGTCAGTTGTGGAACTCGGCCGGCGGGTTCGAGGTGTCGTTCGCGCTCGCGCCGGTGCACGCGACCGGGCAGTATCTGGGCGTTTTCGGTCTCGGCGCCGGGCTTGCCGACACGTTCGGACCGGCCCTGGTGATCTGGCTCTGCATCGGGTGCGGCCGCCCCGGGTGGTATGTCCTGGGCGCGATCCTCGCCCTGGCGGCCTGCACGATCCCGCTCGCGGTCCGCCGCTCCGTCACCGCCCGCTAA
- a CDS encoding CorA family divalent cation transporter produces the protein MDARRTDHTAIVGCDLFVDGVAVESPGSGADLDRLHERAREHGGFVWLGLHEPTEAALTRVAEVFGLHPLAVEDVLHREQRVKFERYEEVSFLVVRAARYVEHHRLTAGFVRVFVGPQFVITVGQGSVMEQVHGFDEVVNALLQARLTQVSVDQNNDMRKIASWAAIAAVPTVIGGVYGMNFATMPELAWRFGYHGAMLLILLGAATLYWLLRRAGWL, from the coding sequence GTGGACGCCCGGCGCACCGACCACACCGCGATCGTCGGATGCGACCTGTTCGTCGACGGCGTCGCCGTCGAGAGCCCCGGCTCCGGCGCGGATCTGGACCGGCTCCACGAGCGGGCCCGGGAGCACGGCGGGTTCGTCTGGCTGGGCCTGCACGAGCCCACCGAGGCCGCGCTCACCCGGGTCGCCGAGGTGTTCGGCCTGCATCCGCTGGCGGTCGAGGACGTGCTGCACCGGGAGCAGCGGGTGAAGTTCGAGCGGTACGAGGAGGTTTCGTTCCTCGTCGTCCGCGCCGCCCGGTACGTCGAGCACCACCGGCTCACGGCGGGTTTCGTCCGCGTCTTCGTCGGCCCGCAGTTCGTCATCACGGTGGGGCAGGGCAGCGTCATGGAGCAGGTGCACGGCTTCGACGAGGTGGTGAACGCGCTGCTGCAGGCCCGCCTCACCCAGGTGAGCGTCGACCAGAACAACGACATGCGCAAGATCGCCTCCTGGGCCGCGATCGCCGCGGTGCCGACCGTGATCGGCGGCGTCTACGGCATGAACTTCGCGACCATGCCCGAGCTGGCCTGGCGCTTCGGATACCACGGCGCCATGCTGCTGATCCTGCTCGGCGCCGCCACCCTGTACTGGCTGTTACGCCGGGCGGGGTGGCTGTGA
- a CDS encoding helix-turn-helix domain-containing protein — protein sequence MGDRIRDRRLRRGWSIRHAASRAGVSHATWSRIERGLQAADNRFMLSDLAAALECSPADLAGTAVPAGDREAAAAHHAVYRIRQALVDLDLSAPARSVETAADVGLSTPPPLAELARTVASSVLRNLGHPADAWLGAERCRDAADATRDPVLQGYAAYARAGAANACGSFERGYTLAERAVDALRPHAARPGGAEMIGSLQLICAYASRGRRRPDDSRAWCAEAAALARQTGETTTLGLYFGPTNVDIWRIGIEADGDDPGRAARLAQDTDPARLPVGFRQVFYYSDTARALARLRGRDREAVRFLLTAERVAPQHVHTSPLVQETARALLDRSRRVAGGTELRAFCERLQIG from the coding sequence ATCGGGGACCGCATCCGGGATCGCCGCCTGCGCCGGGGCTGGAGCATCCGGCATGCCGCCAGCCGGGCCGGCGTCTCGCACGCCACCTGGAGCCGGATCGAACGGGGGCTGCAGGCGGCGGACAACCGGTTCATGCTGTCCGACCTGGCCGCGGCCCTGGAGTGCTCGCCCGCCGACCTCGCCGGGACCGCGGTCCCGGCCGGCGACCGGGAGGCGGCGGCCGCACACCATGCCGTCTACCGGATCCGCCAGGCCCTGGTCGATCTCGACCTCTCGGCCCCGGCCCGGTCCGTCGAGACAGCCGCCGACGTCGGCCTCTCCACGCCGCCGCCGCTCGCCGAGCTGGCCCGGACGGTCGCCTCGTCGGTGCTGCGCAACCTCGGGCACCCGGCCGACGCCTGGCTGGGCGCGGAACGCTGCCGGGACGCCGCCGACGCCACCCGTGACCCGGTCCTGCAGGGATACGCCGCGTACGCGCGGGCCGGCGCGGCCAACGCCTGCGGCTCGTTCGAGCGCGGCTACACCCTGGCCGAGCGGGCGGTCGACGCGTTGCGCCCGCACGCCGCCCGGCCCGGCGGCGCCGAGATGATCGGCTCGTTGCAGCTGATCTGCGCGTACGCCAGCCGGGGCCGCCGACGCCCGGACGACAGCCGCGCCTGGTGCGCCGAGGCCGCCGCACTGGCCCGGCAGACCGGGGAGACCACCACGCTGGGGCTCTACTTCGGCCCGACCAACGTCGACATCTGGCGGATCGGCATCGAGGCCGACGGCGACGACCCGGGCCGGGCGGCCCGGCTCGCCCAGGACACCGATCCGGCGCGGTTGCCGGTCGGCTTCCGGCAGGTCTTCTATTACTCGGACACCGCTCGCGCGCTGGCCCGGCTGCGCGGCCGCGACCGGGAGGCGGTGCGCTTCCTGCTCACCGCCGAACGCGTCGCCCCGCAGCACGTGCACACGTCGCCCCTGGTCCAGGAGACGGCCCGGGCCCTGCTGGACCGCTCCCGCCGGGTGGCCGGCGGCACCGAGCTGCGGGCTTTCTGCGAACGCCTCCAGATCGGCTGA